One window of Burkholderia thailandensis E264 genomic DNA carries:
- the glcE gene encoding glycolate oxidase subunit GlcE: protein MEEDDIVAGWAARIRDAAASGRALRIRGGGTKDWYGQTLDGEILDTRAHHGIVAYDPAELVVTARAGTSLAELEATLAERGQMLPFEPPHFGRGATVGGAVAAGLAGPRRATTGAPRDFVLGVTILNGRGDMLRFGGQVVKNVAGYDVSRLMAGSLGTLGLMLELSIKVLPVPAAEITLKFDMSATDAVRKLNEWAGRPFPLSASAWRYSTLVLRLSGAEAAVKSAKTVLGGEAVDAVEAERFWEGVREQNDPFFSSLAPGHALWRLSLPSITEPMHLPGTQMMEWGGAQRWWITDADAQTVRMSAKQAGGHATLFRASESYDRSAGVFTPLPAPLMKIHRGLKTAFDPARIFNRGRLYPDL from the coding sequence ATGGAAGAGGACGACATCGTCGCAGGCTGGGCCGCGCGCATCCGCGACGCCGCGGCGAGCGGCCGCGCGCTGCGCATACGCGGCGGCGGCACGAAGGACTGGTACGGCCAGACGCTCGACGGAGAGATTCTCGATACGCGCGCGCATCACGGGATCGTGGCATACGACCCCGCCGAGCTCGTCGTCACCGCGCGCGCGGGCACGTCGCTCGCCGAGCTCGAGGCGACGCTCGCCGAGCGCGGCCAGATGCTGCCGTTCGAGCCGCCGCATTTCGGGCGCGGCGCGACGGTGGGCGGCGCGGTCGCGGCGGGCCTGGCCGGCCCGCGCCGCGCGACGACGGGCGCGCCGCGCGATTTCGTGCTCGGCGTGACGATCCTGAACGGACGGGGCGACATGCTGCGCTTCGGCGGACAGGTCGTGAAGAACGTCGCGGGCTACGACGTGTCGCGGCTGATGGCGGGCTCGCTCGGCACGCTCGGGCTGATGCTCGAGCTGTCGATCAAGGTGCTGCCCGTCCCGGCCGCCGAAATCACGCTGAAATTCGACATGAGCGCGACCGACGCGGTGCGCAAGCTCAACGAATGGGCGGGCCGCCCGTTTCCGCTGTCCGCGAGCGCGTGGCGCTACAGTACGCTCGTGCTGCGCCTGTCGGGTGCGGAAGCGGCCGTGAAGAGCGCGAAGACCGTGCTCGGCGGCGAAGCCGTCGACGCGGTCGAGGCCGAGCGCTTCTGGGAGGGCGTGCGCGAGCAGAACGACCCGTTCTTCTCGTCGCTCGCGCCGGGCCACGCGCTCTGGCGGCTGTCGCTGCCGTCGATCACCGAGCCGATGCACCTGCCCGGCACGCAGATGATGGAATGGGGCGGTGCGCAGCGCTGGTGGATCACCGACGCCGACGCGCAGACGGTACGCATGAGCGCGAAGCAGGCGGGCGGCCACGCGACGCTCTTTCGCGCGAGCGAAAGCTACGACAGGAGCGCGGGCGTGTTCACGCCGCTGCCCGCGCCGCTGATGAAAATCCACCGCGGCCTGAAGACGGCGTTCGATCCGGCGCGCATCTTCAACCGCGGCCGGCTCTACCCCGATCTCTAA
- the proC gene encoding pyrroline-5-carboxylate reductase produces MKIAFIGGGNMAAALIGGLVRRGVAASELLAVDINEDARQRAQAQFGVRTAAAIDATLAGYDAIVLAVKPQVLKEIATALAPHLSTQLVVSIAAGIRGADLSRWLGDYARVVRTMPNTPALVGLGVTGLSALPGVDAAGRDLASKVLGAVGETVWFDDESQLDAVTAISGSGPAYVFYFIEALQEAARQLGMNDEQGRALAVATFAGAAQLAVQSGEPASVLRERVTSKGGTTAAALASFDAQHVKDSIVRGVLAAQARAKEMGDELGAA; encoded by the coding sequence ATGAAAATCGCATTCATCGGCGGCGGCAACATGGCGGCCGCGTTGATCGGCGGACTCGTCAGGCGCGGCGTCGCGGCGAGCGAGCTGCTCGCCGTCGACATCAACGAAGATGCGCGTCAGCGCGCGCAAGCGCAATTCGGCGTGCGCACGGCGGCCGCCATCGACGCCACGCTCGCCGGCTACGACGCGATCGTGCTCGCCGTGAAGCCGCAGGTGCTCAAGGAGATCGCGACCGCGCTCGCGCCGCATCTGTCGACACAGCTCGTCGTCAGCATCGCGGCCGGCATTCGCGGCGCGGACCTGTCGCGCTGGCTCGGCGATTACGCGCGCGTCGTGCGCACGATGCCGAACACGCCGGCGCTCGTCGGCCTCGGCGTGACCGGCCTGTCCGCACTGCCGGGCGTCGACGCGGCGGGCCGCGATCTCGCATCGAAGGTGCTCGGCGCGGTCGGCGAGACGGTCTGGTTCGACGACGAATCGCAGCTCGACGCCGTCACCGCGATCTCGGGCAGCGGCCCCGCGTACGTGTTCTATTTCATCGAGGCGCTGCAGGAAGCGGCGCGCCAGCTCGGCATGAACGACGAGCAGGGCCGCGCGCTCGCGGTCGCGACGTTCGCGGGCGCCGCGCAGCTCGCGGTGCAGTCGGGCGAGCCCGCGAGCGTGCTGCGCGAGCGCGTGACGTCGAAGGGCGGCACGACGGCGGCCGCGCTGGCGTCGTTCGACGCGCAACACGTGAAGGACTCGATCGTGCGCGGCGTGCTCGCCGCACAGGCGCGCGCGAAGGAAATGGGCGACGAGCTGGGCGCTGCGTAA
- a CDS encoding FAD-linked oxidase C-terminal domain-containing protein, producing MNAPAELSADLRAQRQREVVQALMAVLPTHCLLHRDEDTAAYECDALSAYRRLPLAVALPETESQVQRIVQICRRMDVPIVPRGAGTSLSGGALPIGHGVVLSLARFTRIVEVDSYARTATVQPGVRNLAISEAAAPYGLYYAPDPSSQIACTIGGNVSENSGGVHCLKYGLTCHNVLRVRGVTIDGEIVEFGSLAPDAPGLDLLAVTIGSEGMFIVVTEVTVRLIPKPQCAQLVMASFDDVVKGGEAVAAIIASGIIPAGLEMMDKPATQAVEAFTHAGYDLDAAAILLCESDGTQEEVAEEIVRMTAVLREHGATRIQVSRSEAERLRFWSGRKNAFPAAGRISPDYYCMDGTVPRRAIGPLLARIEQMETKYGLRCINVFHAGDGNMHPLILFNANDADELHRAEAFGAEILETCVEFGGTVTGEHGVGVEKLNSMCVQFSREECDAFFAVKRAFDPPELLNPDKGIPTRARCAEYGRMHVRGGLLPRPDLPRF from the coding sequence ATGAACGCCCCCGCCGAACTGTCGGCCGATCTGCGCGCGCAGCGCCAGCGCGAAGTCGTGCAGGCGCTGATGGCCGTGCTGCCGACCCACTGCCTGCTGCATCGCGACGAGGACACGGCCGCGTACGAATGCGACGCGCTGTCCGCATACCGCCGGCTGCCGCTCGCGGTCGCGCTGCCGGAGACCGAATCGCAGGTGCAGCGGATCGTGCAGATCTGCCGGCGCATGGACGTGCCGATCGTGCCGCGCGGCGCGGGCACGAGCCTGTCGGGCGGCGCGCTGCCGATCGGGCACGGCGTCGTGCTGTCGCTCGCGCGTTTCACGCGGATCGTCGAAGTCGATTCCTATGCGCGCACGGCCACCGTTCAGCCCGGCGTACGCAATCTCGCGATCTCCGAGGCCGCCGCGCCGTACGGCCTCTACTACGCGCCCGACCCTTCGTCGCAGATCGCGTGCACGATCGGCGGCAACGTGTCCGAGAACTCGGGCGGCGTCCATTGCCTGAAATACGGGCTCACGTGCCACAACGTGCTGCGCGTGCGCGGCGTGACGATCGACGGCGAGATCGTCGAATTCGGCTCGCTCGCGCCCGACGCGCCCGGCCTCGATCTGCTCGCCGTCACGATCGGCAGCGAAGGCATGTTCATCGTCGTCACCGAGGTCACGGTGCGCCTGATTCCGAAGCCGCAGTGCGCGCAGCTCGTGATGGCGAGCTTCGACGACGTCGTCAAGGGCGGCGAGGCCGTCGCCGCGATCATCGCGTCGGGCATCATACCGGCCGGCCTCGAAATGATGGACAAGCCGGCGACGCAGGCGGTCGAGGCGTTCACGCACGCGGGCTACGATCTCGACGCGGCCGCGATCCTGTTGTGCGAATCGGACGGCACGCAGGAGGAAGTCGCCGAGGAGATCGTGCGGATGACCGCGGTGCTGCGCGAGCACGGCGCGACGCGCATCCAGGTGTCGCGCAGCGAGGCCGAGCGGCTGCGCTTCTGGTCGGGCCGCAAGAATGCCTTCCCGGCCGCGGGCCGCATTTCGCCCGACTATTACTGCATGGACGGCACGGTGCCGCGCCGCGCGATCGGGCCGCTCCTCGCGCGCATCGAGCAGATGGAGACGAAGTACGGGCTGCGCTGCATCAACGTGTTCCACGCGGGCGACGGCAACATGCACCCGCTCATCCTGTTCAACGCGAACGACGCCGACGAGCTGCACCGCGCGGAGGCGTTCGGCGCGGAGATCCTCGAAACCTGCGTCGAATTCGGCGGCACGGTGACGGGCGAGCACGGCGTCGGCGTCGAGAAGCTGAACTCGATGTGCGTGCAGTTCTCGCGCGAGGAGTGCGACGCGTTCTTCGCGGTCAAGCGCGCGTTCGATCCGCCCGAGCTGCTCAATCCTGACAAGGGGATTCCAACCCGCGCGCGCTGCGCCGAATACGGCCGGATGCACGTGCGCGGCGGGCTGCTGCCGCGTCCGGACCTGCCGCGCTTCTGA
- the katG gene encoding catalase/peroxidase HPI, translated as MSNEAKCPFHHAAGNGTSNRDWWPDQLDLSALHRHSSLSDPMDRDFNYAQAFEKLDLAAVKRDLHALMTTSQDWWPADFGHYGGLFIRMAWHSAGTYRTADGRGGAGEGQQRFAPLNSWPDNANLDKARRLLWPIKQKYGRSISWADLLILTGNVALESMGFKTFGFAGGRADTWEPEDVYWGSEKIWLELSGGPNSRYSGDRQLENPLAAVQMGLIYVNPEGPDGNPDPVAAARDIRDTFARMAMNDEETVALIAGGHTFGKTHGAGPASNVGPEPEAAGLEEQGLGWKSAYGTGKGADAITSGLEVTWTKTPTQWSNNFFENLFGYEWELTKSPAGAHQWVAKDADAVIPDAFDPSKKHRPTMLTTDLSLRFDPAYEKISRRFHEHPDEFADAFARAWFKLTHRDMGPRARYLGPEVPAEELLWQDPIPAVDHPLIDAADVAALKAQVLASGLSVSQLVSTAWAAASTFRGSDKRGGANGARIRLAPQKDWEANQPEQLATVLATLEAIRRTFNGAQSGGKRVSLADLIVLAGCAGVEQAAKNAGHAVTVPFAPGRMDASQEQTDVESMAVLEPLADGFRNYLKGKYRVPAEVLLVDKAQLLTLSAPEMTVLLGGLRVLGANAGQSRHGVFTARAQALTNDFFVNLLDMSTEWKPASADADVFEGRDRATGALKWTGTRVDLVFGSHSQLRALAEVYASADAQEKFVRDFVAVWNKVMNLDRFDLA; from the coding sequence ATGTCGAATGAAGCGAAGTGCCCGTTCCATCACGCCGCAGGCAACGGCACGTCGAACCGGGACTGGTGGCCCGATCAGCTGGACCTGAGCGCCCTGCATCGGCACTCGTCGCTGTCCGATCCGATGGACAGGGATTTCAACTACGCGCAAGCGTTCGAGAAGCTCGACCTCGCGGCGGTGAAGCGCGATCTCCACGCGTTGATGACCACGTCGCAGGACTGGTGGCCGGCCGATTTCGGCCACTACGGCGGCCTGTTCATCCGCATGGCGTGGCATAGCGCGGGCACCTACCGCACGGCCGACGGCCGAGGCGGCGCGGGCGAAGGGCAGCAGCGCTTCGCGCCGCTCAACAGCTGGCCCGACAACGCGAACCTCGACAAGGCGCGCCGGCTGCTGTGGCCGATCAAGCAGAAATACGGCCGCAGCATTTCGTGGGCCGACCTTCTGATCCTGACGGGCAACGTCGCGCTCGAATCGATGGGCTTCAAGACCTTCGGCTTCGCGGGCGGCCGCGCGGACACGTGGGAGCCCGAGGATGTCTACTGGGGCTCGGAAAAGATCTGGCTGGAGCTGAGCGGCGGCCCGAACAGCCGCTACTCGGGCGATCGCCAACTCGAGAACCCGCTCGCCGCCGTGCAGATGGGCCTCATCTACGTGAATCCCGAAGGCCCGGACGGCAATCCCGATCCGGTCGCGGCGGCGCGCGACATTCGCGACACCTTCGCGCGCATGGCGATGAACGACGAAGAGACGGTCGCGCTGATCGCGGGCGGCCATACGTTCGGCAAGACCCACGGCGCGGGGCCCGCGTCGAACGTCGGCCCCGAGCCGGAGGCCGCGGGCCTCGAGGAGCAGGGCCTCGGCTGGAAGAGCGCGTACGGCACGGGCAAGGGCGCGGACGCAATCACGAGCGGCCTCGAGGTCACGTGGACGAAGACGCCGACGCAGTGGAGCAACAACTTCTTCGAGAACCTGTTCGGCTACGAATGGGAACTGACGAAGAGCCCGGCGGGCGCGCACCAGTGGGTCGCGAAGGACGCCGACGCGGTGATTCCGGACGCGTTCGATCCGTCGAAGAAGCATCGGCCGACGATGCTGACGACCGACTTGTCGCTGCGCTTCGATCCGGCGTACGAGAAGATCTCGCGCCGCTTCCACGAGCACCCCGACGAGTTCGCCGATGCGTTCGCGCGCGCGTGGTTCAAGCTCACCCACCGCGACATGGGCCCGCGCGCGCGCTATCTCGGCCCGGAAGTGCCGGCCGAGGAGCTGTTGTGGCAGGACCCGATTCCGGCCGTCGACCATCCGCTGATCGACGCCGCCGACGTCGCCGCGCTGAAGGCGCAGGTGCTCGCGTCGGGGCTGTCCGTGTCGCAGCTCGTGTCGACCGCGTGGGCGGCGGCGTCCACCTTCCGCGGGTCGGACAAGCGCGGCGGCGCGAACGGTGCGCGCATTCGCCTTGCGCCGCAGAAGGACTGGGAAGCGAACCAGCCCGAGCAACTCGCGACGGTGCTCGCGACGCTCGAAGCGATCCGCCGGACGTTCAACGGCGCGCAGTCGGGCGGCAAGCGGGTGTCGCTCGCCGATCTGATCGTGCTGGCCGGCTGCGCCGGCGTCGAGCAGGCCGCGAAGAACGCGGGCCACGCGGTGACGGTGCCGTTCGCGCCGGGCCGCATGGATGCGTCGCAGGAGCAGACCGACGTCGAATCGATGGCCGTGCTCGAGCCGCTCGCGGACGGCTTCCGCAACTACCTGAAGGGCAAGTACCGGGTGCCCGCCGAGGTGCTGCTCGTCGACAAGGCGCAACTGCTGACGCTGAGCGCGCCGGAGATGACGGTGCTGCTGGGCGGCCTGCGCGTGCTGGGCGCGAACGCCGGGCAGAGCCGGCACGGCGTGTTCACCGCGCGTGCGCAGGCGCTGACCAACGACTTCTTCGTGAACCTGCTCGACATGAGCACCGAGTGGAAGCCGGCGTCGGCGGACGCGGACGTGTTCGAAGGGCGCGACCGCGCGACGGGCGCGCTCAAGTGGACGGGCACGCGCGTCGATCTCGTGTTCGGCTCGCATTCGCAACTGCGCGCGCTCGCCGAGGTCTACGCCAGCGCGGACGCGCAGGAGAAGTTCGTGCGCGATTTCGTCGCGGTCTGGAACAAGGTGATGAACCTCGACCGCTTCGACCTCGCCTGA
- a CDS encoding FAD-binding oxidoreductase produces the protein MNHPAPPPHRPLPTAFVDALAARFGARMSVAQAVRAHHGRDESPFDPQLPDAVVFAHTADDVRDVVLLCARHDVPLIPYGVGSSLEGHLLAVRGGVSLDLSEMNRVLSIDADDLTATVEPGLTRRALNDALRDTGLFFPIDPGADASIGGMTATRASGTNAVRYGTMRENVLGLTAVLADGRVVKTGTRARKSSAGYDLTRLFVGSEGTLGVITEITLRLHPLPEAVSAAVCAFPSMSAAARTVIETIQIGVPIARVEFVDALAVRAINRNAQLGLAEAPTLFFEFHGTESGVREQAQQVEALAEQNGGQGFEWATRPEDRTRLWSARHHAYFSMLQLKPGCRAVTTDVCVPISQLAACVEETEADLNASSLPCPIVGHVGDGNFHVAILVDPAKPEELAEAEALNDRIVERALRMGGTCTGEHGVGLHKMRFLAAEHGENAVDAMRAIKRALDPRNLMNPGKIFTIDA, from the coding sequence TTGAACCACCCCGCTCCGCCGCCGCATCGCCCGCTTCCCACCGCCTTCGTCGACGCGCTCGCCGCCCGGTTCGGCGCGCGCATGTCGGTCGCGCAGGCGGTGCGCGCCCATCACGGCCGCGACGAGTCGCCGTTCGATCCGCAACTGCCCGACGCCGTCGTGTTCGCGCACACGGCCGACGACGTGCGCGACGTCGTCCTTCTCTGCGCGCGGCACGACGTGCCGCTGATCCCGTACGGCGTCGGCTCGTCGCTCGAAGGCCATCTGCTCGCGGTGCGCGGCGGCGTGTCGCTCGATCTGTCGGAGATGAACCGCGTGCTGTCGATCGACGCCGACGATCTCACCGCGACCGTCGAGCCCGGGCTCACGCGCCGCGCGCTGAACGACGCGCTGCGCGACACGGGCCTCTTCTTCCCGATCGATCCGGGCGCGGACGCGAGCATCGGCGGGATGACCGCGACGCGCGCGTCGGGCACGAACGCGGTGCGCTACGGCACGATGCGCGAGAACGTGCTCGGCCTCACCGCCGTGCTCGCCGACGGCCGGGTCGTGAAGACGGGCACGCGCGCGCGCAAATCGTCGGCGGGCTACGATCTCACGCGGCTTTTCGTCGGCTCCGAAGGCACGCTCGGCGTGATCACCGAGATCACGCTGCGCCTGCACCCGCTGCCCGAGGCCGTGTCGGCCGCCGTGTGCGCCTTCCCGTCGATGAGCGCCGCCGCGCGCACCGTGATCGAGACGATTCAGATCGGCGTGCCGATCGCGCGCGTCGAATTCGTCGACGCGCTCGCGGTGCGCGCGATCAACCGCAACGCGCAGCTCGGGCTCGCCGAGGCGCCGACGCTCTTCTTCGAATTCCACGGCACCGAATCCGGCGTGCGCGAGCAGGCTCAGCAAGTCGAGGCGCTCGCCGAGCAGAACGGCGGCCAGGGCTTCGAATGGGCGACGCGGCCCGAGGATCGCACGCGCCTCTGGTCCGCGCGCCACCACGCGTATTTCTCGATGCTGCAACTGAAGCCCGGCTGCCGCGCGGTGACGACCGACGTCTGCGTGCCGATCTCGCAGCTCGCCGCGTGCGTCGAGGAAACCGAAGCCGACCTGAACGCGTCGTCGCTGCCGTGCCCGATCGTGGGCCACGTCGGCGACGGCAACTTCCACGTCGCGATCCTCGTCGATCCGGCCAAGCCCGAGGAGCTCGCCGAAGCCGAGGCGCTCAACGACCGGATCGTCGAGCGCGCGCTGCGCATGGGCGGCACCTGCACGGGCGAGCACGGCGTCGGGCTGCACAAGATGCGCTTTCTCGCGGCCGAGCACGGCGAGAACGCGGTCGACGCGATGCGCGCGATCAAGCGCGCGCTCGATCCGCGCAACCTGATGAACCCCGGCAAGATCTTCACGATCGACGCATGA
- the dpsA gene encoding non-specific DNA-binding protein DpsA has protein sequence MAKKSNATQINIGISDKDRKKIAAGLSRLLADTYTLYLKTHNFHWNVTGPMFNTLHLMFEEQYNELWLAVDLVAERIRTLGVVAPGTYREFAKLSSIPEADGVPAAEDMIRQLVEGHEAVVRTARAIFPDADAASDEPTADLLTQRLQTHEKTAWMLRSLLA, from the coding sequence ATGGCCAAGAAAAGCAACGCAACCCAGATCAACATCGGCATCAGCGACAAGGACCGCAAGAAGATCGCGGCAGGACTGTCCCGCCTGCTTGCCGATACGTACACGCTGTATCTGAAGACGCACAATTTCCACTGGAACGTGACGGGCCCGATGTTCAACACGCTGCACCTGATGTTCGAGGAGCAGTACAACGAACTGTGGCTCGCCGTCGATCTCGTCGCGGAACGCATCCGCACGCTCGGCGTCGTCGCGCCGGGCACGTATCGCGAATTCGCGAAGCTGTCGTCGATCCCGGAGGCGGACGGCGTGCCGGCCGCCGAGGACATGATTCGCCAGCTCGTCGAAGGGCACGAGGCCGTCGTGCGCACCGCGCGCGCGATCTTCCCGGACGCCGACGCGGCGAGCGACGAGCCGACCGCCGATCTGCTGACGCAACGTCTGCAGACGCACGAGAAGACCGCGTGGATGCTGCGCTCGCTGCTGGCGTGA
- the ubiA gene encoding 4-hydroxybenzoate octaprenyltransferase, producing the protein MLARFPLYLRLIRMDKPIGSLLLLWPTLNALWIASDGHPAPSLVVIFVLGTLLMRSAGCAINDYADRDFDRHVKRTAERPLTSGKIRAWEAVAIAVGLALVSFLLILPLNALTKELSVVAVFVAATYPFMKRFFAIPQAYLGIAFGFGIPMAFAAVQDTVPALAWMLLAANVFWSVAYDTAYAMVDRDDDLKIGMRTSAITFGRYDVLAIMLCYAAMLGIYVWVGVTQHFGWPYWAGWAAAAGCSIYHYTLIKDRERMACFAAFRHNNWLGGALFAGIAAHYALSAL; encoded by the coding sequence ATGCTCGCCCGTTTTCCCCTCTATTTGCGGCTGATCCGGATGGACAAGCCGATCGGCAGCCTGCTGCTGCTGTGGCCGACGCTCAATGCGCTGTGGATCGCGTCCGACGGACATCCTGCGCCGTCGCTCGTCGTCATCTTCGTGCTCGGCACGCTGCTGATGCGCTCGGCCGGCTGCGCGATCAACGATTACGCCGATCGCGATTTCGATCGCCACGTGAAGCGCACAGCCGAGCGGCCGCTCACGTCGGGCAAGATTCGAGCATGGGAGGCGGTCGCGATCGCGGTCGGCCTTGCGCTCGTGTCGTTTCTGCTGATCCTGCCGCTCAATGCGTTGACGAAGGAACTGTCCGTCGTCGCGGTGTTCGTCGCGGCCACCTATCCGTTCATGAAGCGTTTCTTCGCGATTCCGCAGGCGTATCTCGGCATCGCGTTCGGCTTCGGGATTCCGATGGCGTTCGCGGCCGTGCAGGACACGGTGCCGGCGCTCGCATGGATGCTGCTGGCCGCCAACGTGTTCTGGTCGGTCGCGTACGACACCGCGTACGCGATGGTCGATCGCGACGACGACCTGAAGATCGGCATGCGCACGTCGGCGATCACGTTCGGCCGCTACGACGTGCTCGCGATCATGCTCTGCTACGCGGCGATGCTCGGCATCTACGTGTGGGTGGGCGTGACGCAGCATTTCGGCTGGCCTTACTGGGCGGGCTGGGCGGCGGCTGCCGGCTGCTCGATCTACCATTACACGCTGATCAAGGACCGCGAGCGGATGGCGTGCTTCGCCGCGTTCCGGCACAACAACTGGCTCGGCGGCGCGCTTTTTGCGGGGATCGCCGCGCATTACGCGCTGAGTGCGCTGTAG
- the glcF gene encoding glycolate oxidase subunit GlcF → MQTNLADFIRHTPDGDDADAILRKCVHCGFCTATCPTYQLLGDELDGPRGRIYLIKQMLEGAEVTRSTQQHLDRCLTCRSCETTCPSGVEYGRLVDIGRKVVETKVSRPLAQRIVRRLLASFVPNASVFAPVMRLGQHVRPLLPKRLRDKVPPRARLLAWPTARRERRVLMLAGCVQPSMMPNINIATARVLDALGIETVVAPEAGCCGAIRLHLGYHDEALDDARRNIDAWWPHVERGVDAIVMNASGCGATVREYAHLLRGDAAYADKARRIVELTKDASELLGGFEAELIALTRRRGIHTVAYHPPCTLQHGQQLRGKVERLLEALGIEVRLPADSHLCCGSAGTYSLTQPSLAYKLRKQKLAKLQATEPQMIVSANIGCIAHLQSGTPVPVVHWVQLVENLLYG, encoded by the coding sequence ATGCAGACGAACCTCGCCGATTTCATCCGCCACACGCCCGACGGCGACGACGCCGACGCGATCCTGCGCAAGTGCGTGCACTGCGGCTTCTGCACCGCGACCTGCCCGACCTATCAATTGCTCGGCGACGAACTCGACGGCCCGCGCGGACGCATCTACCTGATCAAGCAGATGCTCGAGGGCGCGGAGGTCACGCGCAGCACGCAGCAGCATCTCGACCGCTGCCTCACATGCCGCAGTTGCGAGACGACCTGCCCGTCGGGCGTCGAGTACGGCCGGCTCGTCGACATCGGCCGCAAGGTCGTCGAGACGAAGGTGTCGCGGCCGCTCGCGCAGCGGATCGTGCGGCGCCTGCTCGCGAGCTTCGTGCCGAACGCCTCCGTGTTCGCGCCCGTGATGCGGCTCGGCCAGCACGTGCGGCCGCTGCTGCCGAAGCGGCTGCGCGACAAGGTGCCGCCGCGCGCGCGCCTGCTCGCGTGGCCGACCGCGCGGCGCGAGCGCCGCGTGCTGATGCTCGCGGGCTGCGTGCAGCCGTCGATGATGCCGAACATCAACATCGCAACCGCGCGCGTGCTGGATGCGCTCGGCATCGAGACCGTGGTCGCGCCGGAAGCCGGCTGCTGCGGCGCGATCCGGCTGCATCTCGGCTATCACGACGAAGCGCTCGACGACGCGCGCCGCAACATCGACGCGTGGTGGCCGCACGTCGAGCGCGGCGTCGACGCGATCGTGATGAACGCGTCCGGCTGCGGCGCGACGGTGCGCGAGTACGCGCACCTGCTGCGCGGCGACGCGGCGTACGCGGACAAGGCGCGCCGCATCGTCGAGCTGACGAAGGACGCATCCGAGCTGCTCGGCGGCTTCGAGGCCGAGCTGATCGCGCTCACGCGCCGGCGCGGCATCCACACGGTCGCCTATCATCCGCCGTGCACGCTACAGCATGGCCAGCAGTTGCGCGGCAAGGTCGAGCGGCTGCTGGAGGCGCTCGGCATCGAAGTGCGGCTGCCCGCCGACAGCCATCTGTGCTGCGGGTCCGCAGGCACCTACTCGCTCACGCAGCCGTCGCTCGCATACAAGCTGCGCAAGCAGAAACTCGCGAAGCTGCAGGCGACCGAGCCGCAAATGATCGTATCGGCGAACATCGGCTGCATCGCGCATCTGCAAAGCGGCACGCCGGTGCCCGTCGTGCACTGGGTGCAGCTCGTCGAGAATCTGCTGTACGGTTGA
- a CDS encoding YggS family pyridoxal phosphate-dependent enzyme: MPDLAARLASVQRRIDEAARAAGREPRAVTLLAVSKTFPADAVRAAYAAGQRAFGENYVQESIDKIDSLADLRAELEWHFIGPLQSNKTRPVAERFDWVHTIDRLKIAQRLAEQRPAHLPPLNVCVQVNISGEASKSGVAPSDAAELARAIAALPALRLRGLMAIPEPAADPEAKRAPHRALHALFEQLRADGLALDTLSMGMSDDLEAAVAEGATIVRIGTAIFGARDYAH; encoded by the coding sequence ATGCCCGATCTCGCCGCCCGCCTCGCCTCCGTTCAACGCCGCATCGACGAAGCCGCCCGCGCGGCCGGCCGCGAGCCGCGCGCGGTCACGCTGCTCGCGGTGTCGAAGACGTTTCCGGCCGACGCGGTGCGCGCCGCCTACGCGGCCGGCCAGCGCGCGTTCGGCGAGAATTACGTGCAGGAGTCGATCGACAAGATCGATTCGCTCGCCGATCTTCGCGCCGAGCTCGAGTGGCATTTCATCGGCCCACTGCAGTCGAACAAGACGCGCCCCGTCGCCGAGCGTTTCGACTGGGTGCATACGATCGACCGGCTCAAGATCGCGCAGCGCCTGGCGGAGCAGCGGCCCGCGCACCTGCCGCCGCTGAACGTCTGCGTGCAGGTGAATATCAGCGGCGAGGCGTCGAAGAGCGGCGTCGCGCCCTCGGACGCGGCCGAACTCGCGCGCGCGATCGCCGCGCTGCCCGCGCTGCGGCTGCGCGGCCTGATGGCGATCCCCGAGCCCGCGGCCGACCCCGAGGCGAAACGCGCGCCGCACCGCGCGCTGCATGCGCTCTTCGAGCAACTGCGCGCGGACGGACTCGCGCTCGACACGCTGTCGATGGGCATGTCGGACGATCTCGAGGCCGCTGTCGCCGAAGGCGCGACGATCGTGCGCATCGGCACCGCGATCTTCGGCGCGCGCGACTACGCCCACTGA